TTGAACCAAAATGGACTATCAAATAAAAATGCTACAATTAGCATGTCTAACTTTTGTAACAGATATGGATTTAGAAGAAAAGTATAATGCTTTTAATATTCAGGATTTAATATTACATCATTCATGCAAAGATAAAGTCATCAGTGAACCAAAATGAAATATCCAAAAGCATCCTAATATGATAAAGTACTGAGTAGTGAAAACAAAAACGTTATGGTTGGATTGTTTCAAAATAGTAGGAGTACGACTACTTGTTGTTCTCCAACTTGATGATCTTCTTCAATTTGGTCGAAGATAGTTCACCGTCACATACAGATGTCGACTCGCTGGAACCATGATGATTCTTCCTTTTTGCAGTGGGAGTTAGAGGCTCCGGATTATGTTTGGATGTTATCTCTAAGTCCTGTAAACataacataaaaaataagttatgaatATGTATAGGACAGCAACTTTGTAACAGTACATGCTTTGGTGTTTGAAATTGAATACCGTTGGAACGTCACAATCATCTGCAGCATCAGTTTTGGCTTTATCGACGCTCTCTTTAATCTGCAAAATACAAACAGAAGATGCGAATTGTGTTTCAAAATCATTATCACACAACAGAATTTGCAATATATAAGCATTTATAATAAATAGTTTCATGATATATACCTGCAGTGGGAGTGGTGTTACAGA
Above is a window of Vicia villosa cultivar HV-30 ecotype Madison, WI unplaced genomic scaffold, Vvil1.0 ctg.001687F_1_1, whole genome shotgun sequence DNA encoding:
- the LOC131636289 gene encoding uncharacterized protein LOC131636289 isoform X2, producing MAGITDPLEFPLDLDAMLDLDLALRVKWQPSWDSASVIMFIKDDEFVKQLKAPWADIQIKESVDKAKTDAADDCDVPTDLEITSKHNPEPLTPTAKRKNHHGSSESTSVCDGELSSTKLKKIIKLENNK
- the LOC131636289 gene encoding uncharacterized protein LOC131636289 isoform X1; the encoded protein is MAGITDPLEFPLDLDAMLDLDLALRVKWQPSWDSASVIMFIKDDEFVKQLKAPWADIQVVNSEPSVTPLPLQIKESVDKAKTDAADDCDVPTDLEITSKHNPEPLTPTAKRKNHHGSSESTSVCDGELSSTKLKKIIKLENNK